In Bos indicus x Bos taurus breed Angus x Brahman F1 hybrid chromosome 21, Bos_hybrid_MaternalHap_v2.0, whole genome shotgun sequence, one DNA window encodes the following:
- the TRAPPC6B gene encoding trafficking protein particle complex subunit 6B isoform X1: MADEALFLLLHNEMVSGVYKSAEQGEVENGRCITKLENMGFRVGQGLIERFTKDTARFKDELDIMKFICKDFWTTVFKKQIDNLRTNHQGIYVLQDNKFRLLTQMSAGKQYLEHASKYLAFTCGLIRGGLSNLGIKSIVTAEVSSMPACKFQVMIQKL, encoded by the exons ATGGCGGACGAGGCGTTGTTTTTGCTTCTGCATAACGAGATGGTGTCTGGAGTGTACAAGTCCGCGGAGCAGGGGGAGGTG gaaaatggaCGCTGTATAACTAAACTGGAAAACATGGGGTTTCGAGTGGGACAAGGATTGATAGAAAG GTTTACAAAAGATACTGCAAGGTTCAAGGATGAGTTAGATATCATGAAGTTCATTTGTAAAGATTTTTGGACTACAGTATTCAAGAAACAAATCGACAATCTAAGGACAAATCATCAG GGCATCTATGTACTTCAGGACAACAAATTTCGCCTGCTTACTCAAATGTCTGCAGGAAAACAATATTTAGAACATGCATCAAAG TATTTAGCATTTACATGTGGCTTAATCAGAGGTGGCTTATCAAACTTGGGGATAAAAAGTATTGTAACAGCTGAAGTATCTTCAATGCCTGCCT gtAAATTTCAAGTGATGATACAGAAGCTATAA
- the TRAPPC6B gene encoding trafficking protein particle complex subunit 6B isoform X2: MPRVSSRSVDKLVHLQENGRCITKLENMGFRVGQGLIERFTKDTARFKDELDIMKFICKDFWTTVFKKQIDNLRTNHQGIYVLQDNKFRLLTQMSAGKQYLEHASKYLAFTCGLIRGGLSNLGIKSIVTAEVSSMPACKFQVMIQKL, translated from the exons ATGCCACGCGTCTCCTCCCGAAGTGTAGACAAATTGGTCCACCTTCAG gaaaatggaCGCTGTATAACTAAACTGGAAAACATGGGGTTTCGAGTGGGACAAGGATTGATAGAAAG GTTTACAAAAGATACTGCAAGGTTCAAGGATGAGTTAGATATCATGAAGTTCATTTGTAAAGATTTTTGGACTACAGTATTCAAGAAACAAATCGACAATCTAAGGACAAATCATCAG GGCATCTATGTACTTCAGGACAACAAATTTCGCCTGCTTACTCAAATGTCTGCAGGAAAACAATATTTAGAACATGCATCAAAG TATTTAGCATTTACATGTGGCTTAATCAGAGGTGGCTTATCAAACTTGGGGATAAAAAGTATTGTAACAGCTGAAGTATCTTCAATGCCTGCCT gtAAATTTCAAGTGATGATACAGAAGCTATAA